The window GCCACCAGGTGGTGATTTACCGTAATCAGATCGCCGCCGAGGTGATCATCGAGCGTCTGCAACAGATGGAACAGCCGGTGCTGATGCTATCGCCCGGCCCCGGCACGCCGTCCGAAGCGGGCTGTATGCCGGAACTGCTGCAGCGTCTGCGCGGCCAACTGCCGATCATCGGCATCTGCCTCGGCCACCAGGCGATCGTCGAAGCCTATGGCGGCCAGGTCGGCCAGGCGGGCGAGATCCTGCACGGCAAAGCCTCGGCGATCGCTCACGATGGCGAAGGCATGTTCGCCGGCATGGCCAACCCGCTGCCGGTGGCGCGCTACCACTCGCTGGTCGGCAGCAACATCCCGGCCGATCTCACCGTCAACGCCCGCTTCGGCGAAATGGTGATGGCGGTGCGCGACGACCGCCGCCGCGTGTGCGGCTTCCAGTTCCACCCGGAATCGATTCTGACCACCCACGGCGCGCGCCTGCTCGAGCAGACCCTCGCTTGGGCGCTGGCGAAGTAATATAAGGAACACGACGATGCAACCTATTCTTGAGAAACTGTACCGCGCCGAGTCGATGAGCCAGCAGGAAAGCCAACAGCTGTTCAGCGCCATCGTGCGCGGCGAGTTGGAGCCGAGCCAACTGGCGGCGGCGTTGATCAGCATGAAAGTCCGCGGCGAGCGCCCGGAAGAGATCGCCGGCGCCGCCAAAGCGCTGTTGGACGACGCTCAACCGTTCCCGCGCCCTGACTATCTGTTCGCCGATATCGTCGGCACCGGCGGCGACGGCACCAACAGCATCAATATTTCCACCGCCAGCGCCTTCGTGGCGGCGGCGTGCGGCGCGAAGATCGCCAAACACGGCAACCGCAGCGTTTCCAGCCGTTCCGGCTCTTCGGATCTGCTGGCGGCGTTCGGCATCCGCCTGGATCTGCCGGCGGAAGAAGCGCGCAAGGCGCTGGACGATCTCGGCGTGTGTTTCCTGTTCGCGCCGCAGTACCATACCGGCTTTCGTCACGCCATGCCGGTGCGCCAGCAGTTGAAGACCCGCACGCTGTTCAACGTGCTGGGCCCGCTGATCAACCCGGCGCGCCCGCCGCTGGCGCTGATCGGCGTTTACAGCCCGGAACTGGTGCTGCCGATTGCCGAAACCCTGCGCGTGCTGGGTTATCAGCGTGCGGCGGTGGTTCACGGCGGCGGCATGGACGAGGTGGCGATCCACGCTCCGACGCACGTAGCGGAATTGAACAACGGCGAAATCAGCAGCTACCAGCTCACGCCGCAGTCCTTCGGATTGGAAACCTATCCGCTGGAAGCCTTGCTGGGCGGCACGCCGGAAGAAAACCGTGACATTTTGGCGCGGCTGTTACAAGGTAAAGGCGAGCCGGCGCACGCCGCGGCGGTCGCGGCCAACGTCGCGTTGCTTCTGAAGTTATTCGGACATGAAGACCTGCGCCAAAATGCGCGGCAGGCACTGGATATGATCAACAGCGGGCAGGCCTATGAGCGTGTCATCGCACTGGCGGCAAGAGGATAAATGATGCAGGAAACCGTGCTACACAAGATTGTCCGCGACAAAGCGCAATGGATCGCGGCGCGACAACAGCAACAGCCCCTGGCCGGCTTTCAGAACGACATCGTACCGAGCGAACGCAGCTTTTATCACGCGCTGCAAGGCACCCGGACGGCTTTCATTCTCGAATGCAAGAAGGCCTCGCCTTCCAAAGGGCTGATTCGCGAAAACTTTGATCCGGTGGAGATCGCCACGGTGTATAAAGATTTCGCCTCGGCGATCTCGGTGCTGACCGACGAGAAATACTTCCAGGGCAGCTTCGATTTCCTGCCGCTGGTCAGTAAAACCGTCAGCCAACCGGTGTTGTGCAAAGACTTTATCATCGATCCGTATCAGATTTACCTGGCGCGCTACTATCAGGCCGATGCCATCCTGCTGATGCTGTCGGTGTTGACCGACGACCAGTATCGCCAGCTGGCGGCGGTGGCCCACAGCCTGAATATGGGCGTGCTGACCGAAGTGATCAGTGAAGAAGAGCTGCAGCGCGCGATCGCGCTGGAAGCGCACGTGGTCGGCATCAATAATCGCGATCTGCGCGATCTGAGCATCGATCTGGACCGCACTCGCCAACTGGCGCCGCGCGTGCCGCATGGCGTGACGGTGATCAGCGAGTCAGGCATCAACAACTATGGGCAGATCCGCGAGCTGAGCCATTACGCCAACGGTTTCCTGATCGGCAGCGCGCTGATGTCTGAACCCGATCTGCGCGCCGCCGTGCGCCGCGTGATCCTGGGCGACAACAAAGTGTGCGGCCTGACCCGTCCGCAGGACTCCGCCGCCGCCTATCAGGCCGGCGCCATCTACGGCGGGCTGATTTTCGTCGGCCGTTCGCCGCGCTATGTGGACATCACCCGCGCCCGCGAAGTGATTTCCGGCGCGCCGCTGAAGTACGTCGGCGTATTCTGCGACGCCCAGGTCGAGACCGTGGCGTTGACCGTTGAGCGCCTCGGTCTGCACGCGGTGCAACTGCACGGCGCGGAAGACCAGGCCTATATCAGCGCCCTGCGCGCCCGCTTGCCGGCCAATTGCCGCATCTGGAAAGCGCTGAGCGTGAAAGATCGGGTGCCGGCGCGCGATCTGCAGCATGTCGATCGCTACCTGCTCGACAACGGCGCCGGCGGCACCGGCCAACGCTTCGACTGGTCGGTATTGCAAGGCGAAGATCTGACTAACGTGATGCTGGCGGGCGGCCTGCGCGCCGACAACTGCGTCGAAGCGGCCAAGCTCGGCTGCGCCGGGCTGGACTTCAACTCCGGCGTGGAAAGCGAACCGGGCATCAAAGATCCCGCGCGCCTGGCCTCGGTCTTCCAGACCCTGCGCGCCTACTGAATACGGCTCTATATTAATAACGGATAATAACGGGAACTCTCATGACGCTGCTTAACCCCTACTTCGGCGAATTTGGTGGCCAATACGTGCCGCAAATTCTGATGCCGGCCCTGAAACAACTGGAAGAAGCCTTTGTCAGCGCCCAGCGCGATCCGGAATTTCAGGCGGAATTTATCGATCTGTTGAAGAACTACGCGGGCCGCCCGACGGCGCTGACGCTGTGCAAAAACCTCACCGCCGGCAGCAACACCAAGCTTTATCTGAAGCGTGAAGATCTGCTGCACGGCGGCGCGCACAAGACCAACCAGGTGCTGGGCCAGGCGTTGCTGGCCAAGCGCATGGGCAAAACCGAGATCATCGCAGAAACCGGCGCAGGCCAACACGGCGTCGCGTCGGCGCTGGCCTGCGCGCTGCTCGGCCTCAAATGCCGTATCTATATGGGCGCCAAAGACGTCGAGCGCCAGTCGCCGAACGTGTTCCGCATGCGGCTGATGGGCGCGGAAGTGATCCCGGTGCACAGCGGCTCCGCCACCCTGAAAGACGCCTGCAACGAAGCGTTGCGCGACTGGTCCGGCAGCTATGAAACCGCGCACTACATGCTCGGCACCGCCGCCGGCCCGCATCCGTACCCGACTATCGTGCGTGAATTCCAGCGCATGATCGGCGAAGAAACCAAAGCGCAGGTGCTGGAGCGCGAAGGCCGTCTGCCGGATGCGGTCATCGCCTGCGTCGGCGGCGGCTCCAACGCCATCGGCATGTTCGCCGACTTTATCGATGATGCCGACGTCGGGCTGATCGGCGTGGAACCCGCCGGTCTGGGCATCGAGACCGGCCAGCACGGCGCGCCGCTGAAGCACGGCCACGTCGGCATCTACTTCGGTATGAAAGCGCCGATGATGCAGACCGCCGAAGGCCAGATTGAAGAATCCTATTCAATCTCCGCCGGGTTGGACTTCCCGTCCGTCGGGCCGCAACACGCCTTCCTGAACAGCATCGGCCGCGCCGAATACGTGTCGATCACCGACGACGAAGCGCTGGAAGCGTTCAAGGCGCTGTCGCGCCATGAAGGCATCATCCCGGCGCTGGAATCCTCGCACGCCCTGGCGCACGCGCTGAAAATGATCCGTGAAACGCCGCAGAAAGAACAGATCCTGGTGGTCAACCTGTCCGGCCGCGGCGACAAAGACATATTTACCGTTCACGACATTTTGAAAGCACGGGGAGAAATCTGATGGAACGTTATCAGCAACTGTTCAAACGCCTGGAAAGCAACAAGGAAGGCGCCTTCGTCCCGTTCGTGACGCTGGGCGATCCTAATCCAACGCTGTCGCTGCAGATTATCGATACCCTGATCGAAGCCGGCGCGGACGCGCTGGAGCTGGGCATCCCCTTCTCCGATCCGCTGGCGGATGGCTCAACCATCCAGAGCGCGACGCTGCGCGCTTTCGCAGCCGGCGTCACGCCGACCCAGTGCTTCGAGATGCTGGCGGCCATCCGCCAGAAGCACCCGACCATTCCCATCGGCCTGCTGATGTACGCCAATCTGGTGTTCCATAAAGGCATCGATGCGTTTTACCAACGCTGCGCCGAAGTGGGCGTGGATTCGGTGCTGGTCGCCGACGTGCCGTTTGAAGAGTCTGCGCCGTTCCGCGCCGCCGCCGCTCGCCACGGTATCGCACCGATCTTCATCTGCCCGCCGAACGCCGATGACGATCTGCTGCGTGAAATCGCGTCGCACGGCCGCGGTTACACCTACCTGCTGTCGCGCGCCGGGGTGACCGGCACCGAAAGCCGGGCGCAGCTGCCGTTGCATCACCTGGTGAACAAGCTGCGCGAGTATCACGCCGCGCCGCCGCTGCAGGGCTTCGGCATCTCCGAACCCGAGCAGGTGAAGGCGGCGCTGCAGGCCGGCGCCGCCGGCGCGATCTCCGGCTCGGCAATCGTCAAAATCATCGAACAGCACCATGCCGACCCGGCGGAGATGCTGACCAGGCTGGCGGCCTTCGTCAGCAATATGAAGCGCGCCACCCGGGCGTGATCCTCTTTAGCGAGCGCCCTGCCGGCGCTCGCTTTAACAGCTTGTTTCCCCTCAAAGTTTGTTCCATTTATTTACATCAAAAATTTGAACAAACCCAGGTCTTGTCTCACAATGAACGTTGTTCGCTATGCATTTCTTCGTTTGATTTGGGGAATGCGCTCGCTGCGGCGAAAAACCGTAGCGAATTTCAACCATAACATTGCATGGAGAGTAATTTATGAAGCTGTTTAAAGCCCTTTCAGCCTTGTGCATGGCAGCCGTTGTGGCGGTCGCGGTGAGCGCTTGCGCGCCGACGGCAAAATCAGAGGGAACAGGCGGTTATATCGATGACACCGTGGTCACCACCAAAGTGAAATCGGCGTTGCTGGCGGATAAAAACATCAAGTCACGCGAGATCAGCGTAGAAACCTTTAAAGGGCGCGTACAGCTGAGCGGCTTCGTGACCTCCAGCGATGACGCCAACCGTGCGGTGCAGGTCACACGCGGCGTGGCCGGCGTGAAATCGGTTGAAAACGTGATGCAGGTTAAATAATACCGACACAGGGAGGCGCAACGCCTCCCTGCTTGCGGCCTTCATCAGAAGCGGTAACCCGCCCCGAACATGAACACCCACGGATCCAGACGCGTATCGAAGCTGTGGTGCCCACCGTTCGCATCGTTGAAGCGAGTTTTGGTTTCGATGTTCATCCACCACACCGACATGTTCAGCATCCAGTGCTCATCCAGGTTGTAATCCAGGCCGGCCTGCGCCGCCACGCCCCAGGAATCTTTCAGATCGAGGTCGCTCAACCCGGCGCTTTTGCCGTAGTCGTTGAACTTCTCGTCGAAGAAGGTGGTGTAGTTAACGCCGACGCCCAGGTAAGGACGCAGTTTGTCCTGCTTGTCGCCGAAATAGTATTGCGCCATCAGCGTAGGCGGCAGTTGGTGAACGGTCGCCAAATCAGTGCCGCCCAGCGTCACCTTGTGGCGGAATGGCGTTGCGGCCAACAACTCAACGCCGATGTTGTCCGTCACCATGTAACCGAAGGTCAGACCGAGCTGAGTGTTGTTTTTCGCATCCAGCGAACCTAACCCCAGTACGTTGTCCGAACCTGCATTTGGACGCACCGTCGCGGTGCCCGCGCGGAACAGGAAATCACCGGCCTGATGCGCACTTGCCAACATAGGCGCCATCATCGTCGCCAATACCATCAGAGTTGTCTTTTTCATTATCCATTCCATTTGTGTGGTTAATCGCTCGAGGGGGAATATACCTACTTTCGGGTATTTGTGATCCCATCGAGATCACATCTTATGTGTAAAAATTTAAAATCCCACTAAAAACAAGGTTACCTAACCGTCTAATAAATCAAGGATTGATCTGCATCAAAAAAACGATTTTGTTGCAAATTATCTACATGTTCAAATTTCTGTTGCGGAGAAAAATGCGGCTGAGGTAATTTCATTTTCCGTGTTGGTTTTGGTTGGTGCCGTGAGGAGTCGGTGGGCAATCAAGATGAGCGAAATCCTTAATCCCTGTGTCAGCTGCGGCGCATGCTGCGGTTATTTTCGAGTGTCATTCTATTGGGCCGAAGCCGAAGACGGCGGCGGCACCGTTCCCCTTTCCTTAACAGAGCCTTTGACCCCATTCCTGCGCTGCATGCAGGGGACCAACAGCAAGTCCCCCCGCTGTACCGCGCTGGACGGTGAAATAGGTAAAGCCGTTTCCTGCTCGATCTACCTTAATCGGCCCAGCCCGTGCAGGGAGTTCGATCAGTCCGGTGAAAACGGCCTGCGCAACGAAGCCTGCGATCGCGCCCGGGAACGCTACGGCCTGCCGCCCTTGCCGGTGCCCTTGCCGCTATCGCTGTCTGACGCGACGATCGTTGAAGAAATAGGCGTAGTGCAATTCGCGGGGTGCCACAGCGGCGTGGAACAGGGTACAATCACCCACTGATTTATCTCTGTTTTCCCGACGCCAAGGAGTCTGCATGCCTATCACGGCCAACGCTTTGTACCGTGACAGTTTTAACTTTTTACGCAACCAACTGGCCAGCATCCTGATGCTGGCTTTGTTGACGGCGTTTATCTCCGTGCTGCTGAATCAGGCCTTCAGCCCTGATGCCGAACAGTTGGCGACGCTCGCTGCCACCACCAGCGATTTTGCTTCGTCTACCGGCATGGGCATTCAGGAAGTGATCCAGCAGATGACGCCGGAACAGCAGATGGTGTTGCTGAAAGTGTCGGCGGCCGCCACCTTCTCTGCGCTGGTCGGCAACGTGCTGCTGGTCGGCGGGATGCTGACGCTGATCCGTCTGGTGTCGCAAGGGCAACGCACCAGCGCCCTGCGCGCGCTCGGCGCCTCGGCACCCGACTTGCCGCGCCTGCTGCTGCTGCTGTTTATCTGCACCCTGCTGATCCAGCTCGGCCTGACGCTGTTTGTGGTGCCGGGCGTGCTGATGGCGATCGCCTTCGCGCTGGCGCCGGTGATCGCCTCCGTCGATAAAAAAGGCGTGTTCGCTTCGCTCAAGCTGAGCAGCAAATTGGCCTTCGCCAACGCGCGCGTGCTGGTGCCGGCGATGATGCTGTGGCTGGCGGCCAAGCTGCTGGTGCTGTTCCTGGTGAGCCATCTGTCGGTGCTGACGCCGAACGTCGCCAGCGTGGTGCTGACCGCGTTGAGCAATCTGGTCTCCGCTCTGCTGCTGATCTACCTGTTCCGGCTGTATATGCTGCTGCGCGGCTAACGCCGGCGTCAGCAAAAACCAAGGGGCGCGCTTCGGCGCGCCCCTTTTTTTGTTTACCCCACCACGGCGGCTTCCGCCTGCTCCTTACTCTGAATCAGCTTCAGCGCCAGATACAGATCCGGCACCAAAATCAACTCTTTATCGCGCCCTAAGCGGTTGATGCGGAACCAACGCGTCAGCTCGGTGCGGCGCCCCGCCAGCACCAGCTTTACGTTACGCTGTAACAGGTCGCGTTTCAGTTCGTCGATGGCCGCCAGCACGCTGATATCGGCATGGGTGAAACTGGCCACCGCATCCACCACCACCCAACGTGGCTGGAACGGCGTGCCGTCCACCAAATTGAGGATACGGCGTTTAAAATACGCCACGTTGAAATAGGTCAGCGGCGAATTGAAGCGATACATCATGACGCCAGGTACCGCCTTCACCCCATTGTTATTGCCCATGGAATGGATCATGCCTTCATCGTTGACGCCCAGCAGCTGTTCCGTCGGCCGGAAGACGGTGCGCAGAAACTGCATCAGCCCCAGCAACACCGCCAGCCCGATGCCGCTGATCACCCCCACCAACAGCACGCTAAGGAAGGTAAATAGCGCCAGGCGAAACGCCTGCGCGTTGCGACGGCGCAAGATCCAGATGCCACGGATGTCCAGCAGCGACCAGGCCGCATACATCAGCACCACACCCAATCCCGCCACCGGAATAAACTGCAGCGGCGCCATCAGAAACAGCAAGACAAAGGCGATGACCGCGGCGGCGATGATCGACACCAGTTGGCTCTTGCCGCCGTTGGCATCATTCACCGCGGTGCGCGAATCCGCGCCGCTGATGGCGAAACCTTGCGACAGCGCAGAGACGATATTCACCAGCCCCAGCGCGCGAAACTCGGCGTCGGCGTTCACCTCATAACCGTTTTTGGCGGCGAAGCTGCGGGCGGTGAGCATCATGCTGACAAAGCTCACCACCGCCAGGTTAAGCGCCGGGATCACCATGTCGCGCAGCAAACCGGGCTGGAAGTCCGGCCACTGGACGATCGGCAGCACGCCGCTGAAACCGCCCACCGTCACCACGCCATGCTGCTGCAGGCCGCCCGCCCAGGTCACGAACGCCGCCAGCACGATAGCGAACAGCGGCGCCGGCCAGTTAGGCCGCCATTTTTTAAATCCAAGCAGCGTCACCAGCGTCAGCAACGACACCGCCATCGTCAGCCAGTCGCTGTGCAGCAAGTTACCGGGCAGCGCGTAGATGCGCTCGATCAGCTGTGCCGGGCGCACCGTGAACCCCAACACCTTGCCGATCTGATCGACAATAATGGTGATCGCCACCCCGTTCAGCAGCCCGCTGAGGATCGGCCGCGACAGCAAATCCGCCAGCGCCCCCAGCTTGAACCGGCTGGCCAGCAGGCACCAGCCGCCCATCATGGCGGTCATCATAATGGTCAGTTGCCAATGGCGTTCCATATTGCCCGCTGCCAGCGGCGTCACCACTGCGGCGATCACCGCGCAGGTGGCGGCGTCGGGCCCGACGATCAGCTGGCGCGACGAGCCGAACAGCGCGTAGGCCATCATCGGCAAGATACAGGAGTAGAGCCCCACTACCGGGCTGACCCCGGCCAGTTCGGCGTAGGCGATAGCCACCGGGAGGGCGACGGCGGCGACGGAAAGGCCGGCGCGAATATCCGGCTTGAGCCAGCTGCGTTGATAGCC of the Serratia marcescens subsp. marcescens ATCC 13880 genome contains:
- the trpCF gene encoding bifunctional indole-3-glycerol-phosphate synthase TrpC/phosphoribosylanthranilate isomerase TrpF, which encodes MQETVLHKIVRDKAQWIAARQQQQPLAGFQNDIVPSERSFYHALQGTRTAFILECKKASPSKGLIRENFDPVEIATVYKDFASAISVLTDEKYFQGSFDFLPLVSKTVSQPVLCKDFIIDPYQIYLARYYQADAILLMLSVLTDDQYRQLAAVAHSLNMGVLTEVISEEELQRAIALEAHVVGINNRDLRDLSIDLDRTRQLAPRVPHGVTVISESGINNYGQIRELSHYANGFLIGSALMSEPDLRAAVRRVILGDNKVCGLTRPQDSAAAYQAGAIYGGLIFVGRSPRYVDITRAREVISGAPLKYVGVFCDAQVETVALTVERLGLHAVQLHGAEDQAYISALRARLPANCRIWKALSVKDRVPARDLQHVDRYLLDNGAGGTGQRFDWSVLQGEDLTNVMLAGGLRADNCVEAAKLGCAGLDFNSGVESEPGIKDPARLASVFQTLRAY
- the trpB gene encoding tryptophan synthase subunit beta is translated as MTLLNPYFGEFGGQYVPQILMPALKQLEEAFVSAQRDPEFQAEFIDLLKNYAGRPTALTLCKNLTAGSNTKLYLKREDLLHGGAHKTNQVLGQALLAKRMGKTEIIAETGAGQHGVASALACALLGLKCRIYMGAKDVERQSPNVFRMRLMGAEVIPVHSGSATLKDACNEALRDWSGSYETAHYMLGTAAGPHPYPTIVREFQRMIGEETKAQVLEREGRLPDAVIACVGGGSNAIGMFADFIDDADVGLIGVEPAGLGIETGQHGAPLKHGHVGIYFGMKAPMMQTAEGQIEESYSISAGLDFPSVGPQHAFLNSIGRAEYVSITDDEALEAFKALSRHEGIIPALESSHALAHALKMIRETPQKEQILVVNLSGRGDKDIFTVHDILKARGEI
- the trpA gene encoding tryptophan synthase subunit alpha; protein product: MERYQQLFKRLESNKEGAFVPFVTLGDPNPTLSLQIIDTLIEAGADALELGIPFSDPLADGSTIQSATLRAFAAGVTPTQCFEMLAAIRQKHPTIPIGLLMYANLVFHKGIDAFYQRCAEVGVDSVLVADVPFEESAPFRAAAARHGIAPIFICPPNADDDLLREIASHGRGYTYLLSRAGVTGTESRAQLPLHHLVNKLREYHAAPPLQGFGISEPEQVKAALQAGAAGAISGSAIVKIIEQHHADPAEMLTRLAAFVSNMKRATRA
- a CDS encoding BON domain-containing protein is translated as MKLFKALSALCMAAVVAVAVSACAPTAKSEGTGGYIDDTVVTTKVKSALLADKNIKSREISVETFKGRVQLSGFVTSSDDANRAVQVTRGVAGVKSVENVMQVK
- the ompW gene encoding outer membrane protein OmpW; the encoded protein is MKKTTLMVLATMMAPMLASAHQAGDFLFRAGTATVRPNAGSDNVLGLGSLDAKNNTQLGLTFGYMVTDNIGVELLAATPFRHKVTLGGTDLATVHQLPPTLMAQYYFGDKQDKLRPYLGVGVNYTTFFDEKFNDYGKSAGLSDLDLKDSWGVAAQAGLDYNLDEHWMLNMSVWWMNIETKTRFNDANGGHHSFDTRLDPWVFMFGAGYRF
- a CDS encoding YkgJ family cysteine cluster protein — its product is MSEILNPCVSCGACCGYFRVSFYWAEAEDGGGTVPLSLTEPLTPFLRCMQGTNSKSPRCTALDGEIGKAVSCSIYLNRPSPCREFDQSGENGLRNEACDRARERYGLPPLPVPLPLSLSDATIVEEIGVVQFAGCHSGVEQGTITH
- a CDS encoding YciC family protein, whose protein sequence is MPITANALYRDSFNFLRNQLASILMLALLTAFISVLLNQAFSPDAEQLATLAATTSDFASSTGMGIQEVIQQMTPEQQMVLLKVSAAATFSALVGNVLLVGGMLTLIRLVSQGQRTSALRALGASAPDLPRLLLLLFICTLLIQLGLTLFVVPGVLMAIAFALAPVIASVDKKGVFASLKLSSKLAFANARVLVPAMMLWLAAKLLVLFLVSHLSVLTPNVASVVLTALSNLVSALLLIYLFRLYMLLRG
- a CDS encoding SulP family inorganic anion transporter, which encodes MQWKSLQALTPGLTHLLGYQRSWLKPDIRAGLSVAAVALPVAIAYAELAGVSPVVGLYSCILPMMAYALFGSSRQLIVGPDAATCAVIAAVVTPLAAGNMERHWQLTIMMTAMMGGWCLLASRFKLGALADLLSRPILSGLLNGVAITIIVDQIGKVLGFTVRPAQLIERIYALPGNLLHSDWLTMAVSLLTLVTLLGFKKWRPNWPAPLFAIVLAAFVTWAGGLQQHGVVTVGGFSGVLPIVQWPDFQPGLLRDMVIPALNLAVVSFVSMMLTARSFAAKNGYEVNADAEFRALGLVNIVSALSQGFAISGADSRTAVNDANGGKSQLVSIIAAAVIAFVLLFLMAPLQFIPVAGLGVVLMYAAWSLLDIRGIWILRRRNAQAFRLALFTFLSVLLVGVISGIGLAVLLGLMQFLRTVFRPTEQLLGVNDEGMIHSMGNNNGVKAVPGVMMYRFNSPLTYFNVAYFKRRILNLVDGTPFQPRWVVVDAVASFTHADISVLAAIDELKRDLLQRNVKLVLAGRRTELTRWFRINRLGRDKELILVPDLYLALKLIQSKEQAEAAVVG